A region of the Mesotoga infera genome:
ATGGAATCTCTTTCAGGATATGAATCGAGAATCAAGTACCTGTCGATCGAGGCAGCACCAATAACCGCAGTTCTCATTTGACAGCACCTCTCGTTAAGCCTCTGATTAGATACTTCTGCGAGAGAAGAAACAGGAGGATGGGAGGAAGAGCGGTAATGAGAGCTCCAGCCGAAAGCGCACCCCATTCAACGGCGCCTCCAGTTCCAACAAACCTTGAGAGAAATACAGGAAGGGTGTAATTCGCATTTTCTCTCATGATTACAAGCGCGAAGAAGAACTCATTCCACGAGAGAAGAAAGGCAAACGTTCCGACGGCAACAATCCCCGGAACGGCCATTGGCACGATTATCTTTCTCATTGCTTGAAAGCGAGTGCAGCCGTCTATCATTGCCGCTTCCTCAAGCGCCTGGGGAATTTCATCGAAGTACCCCTTTAGCAGCCAGCTGCAGAACGGGATAGTGAAGGTAGTATATAGAATAATCAAACCTAAGGGATTGTTCTGAAGAGAGTACCGGTTCAGAAGAGAAAAGAGGCCAATAATCATGAGAATTCCCGGAAAAGCCTGAGAAGCAAGCAACCAGAGTATTAAGGGATTCTTGCCCTTGAACTTGAATCTAGACATGGCGTAACCTGCAAGCGTTGTTATGACTATGCAAAGCAGAACGGTGACGAGGGTAACCGTCATGCTGTTAGCAAAGTTCCTGCCAAAACTGGTGTCCTGGAAAATCTTTGAGTAATTTTCGGTATATAACTTCTCAGGAAGCTTTAGGGGATTCTGATAAATATCCGTAGTCTCTCTGAAAGAGTTTAGTACTAGCATCAAGAGAGGAGAGAGGATCAGGAGAACCACGACAAAGGCAACGATGTTCATTGTTATTACTACGCTTCTCTTAGGCCTCATTTCTTACCTCCCTAATGTAAAAGGTCACTGGCAGAAGGAGAATGAGCAGACAGATTACGCCGATTGCAGAAGCATAACCCTGCTGGAAGTAGGCGAAAGCGTTCTGATAGGAGTACAGCGACAGCAACATTGAAGAGTTTCCAGGTCCACCGTTTGTCATTGAGTAGACGATATCGAACATGTTGAAAGTCCAAATAGTGTTCAAAGTAACAAGAATAAGGATCAAACTCTTCATTAGAGGCAGAGTGAGATGAAAGAACCTCTTCAATACTCCGGCACCGTCTATCTCGGCAGCCTCATAAACATCAGACGGAAGAGACTGCAGTCCCGCCAGAAGAGTCACAATAACGAATGGGAGGCCTATCCAGATGTTTGCGACTATACAGGCGAAGAGAGAATAGCCGGGCGTTACCAACCAGTTGGGAGGATTTGCAAATCCTAAAGCATTCAGAAAGGAATTCAGCGGTCCCATAACTCCGAAGATGTATCTCCAGATCAGCGCCGCGACAACGGGAGTTGTTGCCCAGGGAAGAAGGATGAGTGCTCTGTATAGACCTCTCAGCTTTATGTATGGAAGATTGAGTAACAGCGCTATCAGCATACCTATTGCAAGCTCAAATCCCACACATGCGGCCGACCATATGAAGTTGTTCTTCAGTCCGGTCCAGAAGAGGCTGTCAGACATCAGGTCCCTAAAATTCTCAAGGCCTGAAAAGTACTTTCCACCTCCGAAGACAGCATCGGAGAAGAAACTGTTGTATATCCCATTAACAAATGGATATACGCTTATGAGCGCTACTACGATCAATACAGGCAGAATATACGGCAGCGCCTTGGCCGTTTCGCTCTTTCTGATTTATCATCACTCCCGACAGTTACCGAGTGAATCGGTAGCATGTTTTTCACAGATTCCCAGTATCACCTAGTAATGGCAAATACAAGCTCTAAATGAGGAAACAATGAAAGGAGTCTCTCAAGAGAGCTTAGATCAAACAGTATACATAACCTCTGCAGAGTCCTTTCACTCTCCTCAAGCTACAACTGATTATTGAAGCCCGAGTTTCTTCAGCATCTTGTTTCCTTCAGTGACAGTATCCTTAAGGGCGGCATCGAGGCGCACGCTTCCGAGGATGACTTTTTCGAGATTCGGAACAAACAGCTTCCACTCGAAGGAGTAGAATCCGGGCATCCCCGGCTTCACGTTGTCCGAGTATTGGAGCCAGGCTTTTGCGATGTCCCATTCATTTTCTGGAGAGCTGAATCTCGGATCCTCGAGAGATGACTCTCTGACAGGGAAGAGATAGTCGCTGTAGCTTATCTCGGCTGAGTTTTCAGTATTTGTCATGAATTCTATGAAGGCAAAGGCCTCATCCTTGTGCTTGGACAGCTTCGAGATTCCGAAAGCCTGGGGGTCTGACGCATTGATTTTGTTGTCACCGTTCTTGACGAGAAGCATACCCCAGTTGAAGTTCTTGTTCTGAAGCAAGAACCGTCTGTTCCAGCAGCCGAAGGTAACCATTGCGTACTTTCCGTTTATGAATCCCTGCATTAAAGAGGTGTAGTCAATGCTTATAACATCTCTCGGCATCACCCTGTGTTCCGTTATTAGTGAAAGGTAGAATTCAATTGCTTCTTCTGCCCCCTTATTGATCTCGACCTTCCATTTATGATTGCTGTCCTTCGTAAGTATCGTTCCGTCTTTCTGAGCGATCAACGTCCAGTGAAACCTCTCCATTAGTGGAGCGAGGATTCCCCAGGTTATTACATTCCCGTTTTCATCTTTCTTTGTAACGCTTTGAGCAATATCGAGAAGCTGTTCCCACGAAATCATTCTGTCGAGAGGCAATCTTATTCCGCTTTCAACGAATATGTCTTTGTTGTAGAAGATTACCTGCGTTTCCTGACACCACGGAATACCATATAGATTGCCAGTGAAATCGTAGCAATCTTCGAATATGTGGGCGGGAATGTCTGCAATCATGTCGTCTGTGATGTAACTGTTGAGCGGTGCAGCGTATCCCATCATTCCATATTCTCGGAACTTCTCTGCATCAGTATGAAAGACATCAGGCGCATTTCCGCCTTGAAAACTAGTCAGCAGGTACTGGTCTGAAGACTCCCATGTACCCCAAATGATATTGACCTGAATGTCTGGATTCTCCATGTTCCAGATATCGACAAGATCGTATATTTTGTCGACCGCTGCTGGTTGCCAGGCTAGACAGTAAAAGTCCAGGGTAACGGCGAAGACCGCCGCGGTGATTATTAGAAGTAATGAAACGACTGATATCTTCTTCATTCAAATCCCTCCTAGTTTGAGACCTTAACGACAATCTTGGCTTTTGTCTTGTCTGTAGCATCTTCGAAAGCTTCGACAATGTTCTCGAGGTCCCATACTTTGGAAATCAGTTTAGAGAAAGAATTTGGATCACTCGTGATGAAGCCGAAGGCCTTCTTGAAATCCTTCTCGGAGAAACCAAAAGTGCCGACGAGGTCTACCTCTTTATAGTGAATGAAGTAAGGATCTATCTCCAGGACCGTGTCTCTTGACATTCCGCCAAACAGTTCAAATGTTCCGCCCGGATGGACGAAAGGCAGAAGCTGATTGACAAGTTCCTTTTTATCATTTGCAAGGATAATTGAATCGAAGCGAGAACCACTGTTCTTGAAGCTTTCAAAACCAGACTCACTGAAGTCTATCGTTTTGAGGCCGCAATTTTCAGCCATAGATAGTCTGTTCTCATCTATATCAGAAATGTATGTCTCGCATCTCATGTTCTTCAGAGCATTTCCAAGAAGCAACCCCATGGGCCCGCTTCCAACGACCAGGACCCTGTCTTCAGGTTTTATTCTTGCCTTGTCAATGCCATGAATGGCACAGGCAAGCGGTTCTGTAAGGGTCGCGGTACTTTCAGGAACATTATCGGGTATCTTCAGAGTTGCCCTTTCCAGGATCTCCGACGGCACTTTCACATACTCTGTAAAGGCCCCTTCGACCCAGAATTTCTTTGAACAGAGTTCGGGAACTCCCTTTTGACACATCTCACATTTACCGCACTCTATGTAGGGGGCAATAACATATCTGGAATCACCGAAATCGCGATCTACCGATGCGCCTTTTTCAACAACCCTTCCCGTGAATTCATGCCCTAGAATGCAAGGCGGTTTGAACATGTGGTGCCCTTTGTTGAATGTCTTGATATCGGTGCCGCAGACACCGACCATCCCTATCTTGACAAGGCCCTCGTTTGCCTGAATCGCGGGAGTATCTATATCTTCGATTTCGATCTTTCCGATGCCCTTGTAAATTGCCACTTTCAAACCAGCCACCTCTTCTCACAGATAATGGGGGAGTTGCCTCCCCCATTAAGAAAATCACATCTCAACCCTGACTTCGATAACGTACCATGCCCAGTTATCTGATGGATACTTGTCGGTGATTTCAGGGAAGTCGTTGATCGGATATGCAAGCTTTATGGGGCCGCCCTGGCTCGCAGGAAGAGCCCTCAAACTTTCGCCCGATCTGGTTGAGTGAGTCAGCATTATCGGATACTTCAAAGCATCTTCGTAAGCTACTGCAAATTCCTTTTCGTCGGAGCAGACCATC
Encoded here:
- a CDS encoding sugar ABC transporter substrate-binding protein is translated as MKKISVVSLLLIITAAVFAVTLDFYCLAWQPAAVDKIYDLVDIWNMENPDIQVNIIWGTWESSDQYLLTSFQGGNAPDVFHTDAEKFREYGMMGYAAPLNSYITDDMIADIPAHIFEDCYDFTGNLYGIPWCQETQVIFYNKDIFVESGIRLPLDRMISWEQLLDIAQSVTKKDENGNVITWGILAPLMERFHWTLIAQKDGTILTKDSNHKWKVEINKGAEEAIEFYLSLITEHRVMPRDVISIDYTSLMQGFINGKYAMVTFGCWNRRFLLQNKNFNWGMLLVKNGDNKINASDPQAFGISKLSKHKDEAFAFIEFMTNTENSAEISYSDYLFPVRESSLEDPRFSSPENEWDIAKAWLQYSDNVKPGMPGFYSFEWKLFVPNLEKVILGSVRLDAALKDTVTEGNKMLKKLGLQ
- a CDS encoding carbohydrate ABC transporter permease, whose translation is MRPKRSVVITMNIVAFVVVLLILSPLLMLVLNSFRETTDIYQNPLKLPEKLYTENYSKIFQDTSFGRNFANSMTVTLVTVLLCIVITTLAGYAMSRFKFKGKNPLILWLLASQAFPGILMIIGLFSLLNRYSLQNNPLGLIILYTTFTIPFCSWLLKGYFDEIPQALEEAAMIDGCTRFQAMRKIIVPMAVPGIVAVGTFAFLLSWNEFFFALVIMRENANYTLPVFLSRFVGTGGAVEWGALSAGALITALPPILLFLLSQKYLIRGLTRGAVK
- a CDS encoding sugar ABC transporter permease produces the protein MIVVALISVYPFVNGIYNSFFSDAVFGGGKYFSGLENFRDLMSDSLFWTGLKNNFIWSAACVGFELAIGMLIALLLNLPYIKLRGLYRALILLPWATTPVVAALIWRYIFGVMGPLNSFLNALGFANPPNWLVTPGYSLFACIVANIWIGLPFVIVTLLAGLQSLPSDVYEAAEIDGAGVLKRFFHLTLPLMKSLILILVTLNTIWTFNMFDIVYSMTNGGPGNSSMLLSLYSYQNAFAYFQQGYASAIGVICLLILLLPVTFYIREVRNEA